The following proteins come from a genomic window of Aquimarina sp. MAR_2010_214:
- a CDS encoding OmpA family protein has product MTKAKILLIITVLITQFAFSQQKSRADRFFEKGDYINAALQYEEELNKEGYTKHILKNITTSYYNTFQFRKAYRYLKILTSGKFYDKDKTYHNQYNFMMYQVLSALGEYEKSVKYLSVYKSNNTVRDFSASDAISTIEDFKLKDDDYTIGSAVFNSEASEFGAVRRDSILYFTTDRRPYSPLDKNYRWTHRPFLDIYKVRVDQNNKPVSEIETISKEINSKLHEGNFCFTADGNTIYLSKSNSEKGKKKFDSINNNAIHLYKAVKVDGKWGKPDKLEFNDVNYSVEHPSLSANGDMLYFSSNMPGGYGDFDIYFVTVNQDGTYGKPTNLGPTINTENREQFPFISEKGHLFFSSNGHLGLGMMDIFVSELRKEKLIRPINLGAPINSSYDDFSITYYNETDGFFASNRKKVGDDIYTFSQIGDIFPREYRTRFEVRDYATDNYIANPDVVLYNNDNVKVYESQLDSIAAFDIKIFPGRYNFKASADKYKTRTKPLMVKDKDEETYIIYLDRAKDIVVTDDEKRIQISDSTNINERTRISESNTEREKEEITKTRLREILLADKDGPPVIEKNGKLYFDMPPIYFDYDKWNIRADSKKVLDKLAAKLERYKTVYINISSHTDSRGTDSYNQVLSAKRAESTRNYLALVGYVNARRMQFVGFGESQPLIDCDSKACTEEDHQTNRRSDFEIIKY; this is encoded by the coding sequence ATGACAAAAGCTAAGATATTATTGATAATAACTGTACTGATTACTCAGTTTGCCTTTTCACAACAAAAAAGCAGAGCAGATCGTTTTTTTGAAAAAGGAGATTATATAAATGCTGCACTGCAATATGAAGAAGAGTTAAATAAAGAAGGGTATACAAAACATATTCTTAAAAACATTACCACTTCATACTATAATACGTTTCAATTTAGAAAAGCATATAGATATTTAAAAATATTGACTTCAGGTAAATTTTATGATAAAGATAAAACATACCATAATCAGTATAATTTTATGATGTACCAGGTGCTTTCCGCATTAGGAGAATATGAAAAATCTGTAAAGTACCTTTCTGTATACAAGTCAAACAATACAGTGAGAGACTTTAGTGCCTCTGATGCAATTTCTACAATAGAGGATTTTAAATTAAAAGATGATGATTATACTATAGGGAGTGCTGTTTTTAACTCAGAAGCTTCAGAATTTGGTGCTGTTAGGAGAGATAGCATCCTTTATTTTACTACAGATAGACGTCCTTACAGCCCTTTGGATAAGAATTATAGATGGACACATCGACCGTTTTTGGATATATATAAAGTAAGGGTAGATCAGAATAATAAACCTGTTTCTGAAATTGAAACTATTTCAAAAGAAATTAATTCAAAACTTCATGAAGGTAATTTTTGTTTTACTGCCGACGGAAATACAATCTACTTGTCAAAAAGTAATTCTGAAAAGGGAAAAAAGAAATTTGATAGTATTAATAATAACGCAATTCATTTATATAAGGCCGTTAAGGTTGATGGTAAGTGGGGCAAACCTGATAAATTAGAATTTAATGATGTAAATTATTCTGTTGAGCACCCGTCATTAAGTGCAAATGGAGATATGTTATATTTTAGTTCGAATATGCCTGGAGGATATGGGGATTTTGATATTTATTTTGTTACAGTAAATCAAGATGGTACATATGGTAAGCCAACTAATTTAGGACCAACGATTAATACCGAAAATAGAGAGCAGTTTCCATTTATTTCTGAAAAAGGTCATTTGTTTTTTTCTTCAAATGGTCATTTAGGATTAGGTATGATGGATATATTTGTTTCAGAACTACGAAAAGAAAAGCTAATTAGGCCCATTAACTTGGGAGCGCCAATTAATTCTAGCTACGATGATTTTTCTATAACTTATTATAATGAGACAGATGGTTTTTTTGCATCAAACCGAAAAAAGGTGGGAGATGATATTTATACCTTTTCTCAGATTGGAGATATTTTCCCACGTGAATATAGAACACGTTTTGAAGTTCGGGATTATGCAACCGATAATTATATAGCCAATCCAGATGTTGTTTTGTATAATAATGACAATGTAAAGGTATATGAGAGTCAATTAGATTCTATTGCAGCTTTTGATATTAAAATATTCCCTGGAAGATATAACTTTAAAGCTTCTGCAGATAAGTATAAAACCAGAACTAAACCATTGATGGTAAAGGATAAAGATGAAGAAACCTACATCATTTACTTGGATAGAGCAAAGGATATTGTGGTGACAGATGATGAAAAGAGAATACAGATTAGTGACAGTACTAATATCAATGAGCGTACTAGAATCAGTGAATCTAATACAGAACGTGAAAAAGAAGAAATAACCAAAACCAGACTTAGAGAAATTCTTCTTGCAGATAAAGATGGTCCACCGGTTATTGAGAAGAATGGAAAACTTTATTTTGATATGCCTCCAATTTATTTTGATTATGATAAATGGAATATACGGGCTGATTCTAAAAAAGTATTGGACAAACTTGCAGCAAAGTTAGAGCGATATAAAACTGTTTATATTAATATAAGTTCTCATACCGATAGTAGAGGTACAGATTCATATAATCAAGTGTTATCGGCAAAAAGAGCTGAATCTACCCGTAATTATCTTGCTTTAGTGGGGTATGTAAATGCAAGGAGAATGCAGTTTGTTGGATTTGGAGAATCTCAACCTCTAATTGACTGCGATAGTAAAGCGTGTACAGAAGAAGATCATCAAACCAATAGGAGGAGTGATTTTGAAATTATTAAGTATTAA
- the rpsA gene encoding 30S ribosomal protein S1: MSEETKNTDVQEVEKKAVAEAPQQTNPEQFLKDFNWHNYEEGIDPIADSKLEEFEKLVAENFVDTLNDEVVDGTVINITDRDAIIDINAKSEGVISLNEFRYNPDLKVGDKVEVLIDVREDATGQLILSHRKARVIKAWDRVNGAHDTGEIVNGFVKCRTKGGMIVDVFGIEAFLPGSQIDVKPIRDYDAYVGKTMEFKVVKINHEFKNVVVSHKALIEADIEEQKKEIIGQLEKGQVLEGTVKNVTSYGVFVDLGGVDGLVHITDLSWSRINHPNEIVELDQKLNVVILDFDEAKTRIQLGLKQLKPHPWEALDKELKVGDKVKGKVVVIADYGAFIEVEEGVEGLIHVSEMSWSTHLRSAQDFVKVGDQVEAVILTLDREERKMSLGIKQLTPDPWTDITTKYPVGSKHNGIVRNFTNFGVFVELEEGIDGLIYISDLSWTKKIKHPSDFTNVGDKLDVIVLELDVEGRKLSLGHKQTEDNPWDKYEGEFALGTKHTATIGEIVDKGATIDFNEDVVAFVPSRHLEKEDGSKLKKGDEAEFQIIEFNKEFKRVVASHTALFKEEEAKIVKQAAKKAATGSAEKTTLGDIDALADLKAKMEKGGN; encoded by the coding sequence ATGTCTGAAGAAACAAAAAACACAGACGTTCAGGAAGTAGAGAAGAAAGCAGTAGCTGAAGCTCCACAACAAACAAACCCTGAACAATTCCTAAAAGATTTTAATTGGCATAACTACGAAGAAGGGATAGATCCTATCGCTGATTCGAAACTTGAAGAGTTTGAAAAGCTAGTTGCCGAGAATTTTGTAGATACCCTAAATGATGAGGTAGTAGACGGAACAGTAATTAACATCACTGATCGTGATGCTATTATTGATATCAATGCCAAAAGTGAAGGTGTTATCTCATTAAACGAATTTCGTTATAACCCAGATCTTAAAGTAGGAGATAAGGTAGAGGTTTTAATTGATGTACGCGAAGATGCAACAGGTCAATTAATTTTATCTCACCGTAAAGCTCGTGTGATTAAAGCATGGGATAGAGTAAATGGTGCTCATGATACAGGTGAAATCGTAAATGGTTTTGTAAAATGTAGAACCAAAGGTGGTATGATCGTAGATGTATTTGGTATTGAAGCATTCTTACCAGGTTCTCAAATCGATGTGAAGCCAATTCGTGATTACGATGCATATGTAGGAAAAACAATGGAATTTAAAGTGGTAAAAATAAACCACGAATTCAAAAACGTTGTTGTATCTCATAAAGCGCTTATCGAAGCAGATATCGAAGAGCAGAAAAAAGAAATTATTGGTCAATTAGAAAAAGGTCAAGTATTAGAAGGTACTGTTAAGAATGTTACTTCTTATGGTGTATTTGTTGATCTTGGAGGAGTTGATGGATTAGTTCATATTACAGATCTTTCTTGGTCTAGAATCAACCATCCAAATGAGATCGTTGAACTTGATCAGAAGTTGAATGTAGTTATCTTAGACTTTGATGAAGCTAAGACTCGTATTCAATTAGGTCTTAAACAATTAAAACCACACCCATGGGAAGCTCTTGATAAAGAACTTAAAGTAGGTGATAAGGTTAAAGGTAAAGTTGTTGTAATTGCTGATTACGGTGCTTTTATTGAAGTTGAAGAAGGAGTAGAAGGATTAATTCACGTTTCTGAAATGTCTTGGTCTACACATCTACGTTCTGCACAAGATTTTGTAAAAGTTGGTGATCAGGTAGAAGCAGTAATTCTTACTTTAGATAGAGAAGAACGTAAAATGTCTCTTGGTATTAAGCAATTGACTCCAGATCCATGGACAGATATTACAACTAAATATCCTGTTGGATCTAAACATAATGGTATCGTTCGTAACTTCACTAATTTTGGTGTATTCGTAGAATTAGAAGAAGGTATTGATGGTTTGATTTATATCTCAGATCTTTCATGGACTAAGAAAATCAAGCACCCATCAGACTTTACTAATGTTGGTGATAAACTTGATGTGATTGTTCTTGAGCTAGACGTAGAAGGACGTAAGTTAAGTCTTGGTCATAAGCAAACAGAAGATAATCCTTGGGATAAATATGAAGGTGAATTTGCTTTAGGAACTAAGCATACTGCAACAATTGGTGAAATCGTAGACAAAGGTGCTACAATAGATTTCAATGAAGATGTAGTTGCTTTTGTACCATCTCGTCATCTTGAAAAAGAAGATGGAAGCAAACTTAAGAAAGGTGATGAAGCAGAATTCCAAATTATTGAGTTCAATAAAGAATTCAAAAGAGTGGTTGCTTCTCATACAGCTTTATTCAAAGAAGAAGAAGCTAAGATCGTTAAACAAGCTGCGAAGAAAGCTGCTACAGGTTCAGCAGAAAAAACAACGCTTGGAGATATCGATGCATTAGCAGATCTTAAAGCTAAAATGGAAAAAGGAGGGAACTAG
- a CDS encoding histidine phosphatase family protein has protein sequence MKTLYIIRHAKSSWEFDVSDDKRPLNDRGIRDAGLVGEHLKTLVGSIDKVLCSPAKRAHSTAKIIISYLNVPEAVFSLEPDLYDFEGSQVIDVIKNCEDDINSLMIFGHNHAFTSIANLYGDQHIDNLPTAGVVAIEFEVDSWKNISVGKNLLTIFPKSLR, from the coding sequence ATGAAAACTTTATATATAATAAGACATGCAAAATCTTCTTGGGAGTTTGATGTGTCAGACGATAAAAGACCTCTTAATGATAGAGGTATAAGAGATGCTGGATTAGTAGGAGAACATTTGAAAACACTAGTGGGGTCAATTGATAAAGTTTTATGTAGCCCAGCTAAAAGGGCACATAGTACTGCAAAAATTATCATAAGTTATCTGAATGTTCCTGAAGCGGTATTTTCTTTAGAACCAGATCTTTATGATTTTGAAGGGAGTCAAGTTATTGATGTTATAAAAAATTGCGAAGATGACATTAATTCTTTAATGATATTTGGGCATAATCACGCTTTTACTTCAATTGCTAATCTTTATGGAGATCAGCATATAGATAACTTACCAACTGCAGGAGTAGTTGCTATAGAATTTGAAGTAGATTCATGGAAAAATATTTCTGTAGGAAAAAACTTATTAACGATTTTCCCTAAATCTTTAAGATAA
- a CDS encoding thioredoxin family protein: MNRFAPFVSILFFVFFSHDVIGQDWKYDFDEAKSLAKEKDQNIVLFFTGSDWCPPCIRLERKILSNEEFIEFTDQKFVWVKADFPKRKKNKLSLAQQKKNEELAQKYNRKWVFPVILVLDKEGKVLGATGYRRNLDVKGYISLLTSFDSFGR; this comes from the coding sequence ATGAACAGATTCGCCCCATTTGTAAGTATACTTTTTTTTGTGTTTTTTAGTCATGATGTTATTGGTCAGGACTGGAAATATGATTTTGATGAAGCAAAATCACTAGCAAAAGAAAAAGATCAAAATATTGTATTGTTTTTTACCGGTTCAGATTGGTGTCCTCCTTGTATTAGATTAGAAAGAAAAATTTTATCTAATGAAGAGTTTATTGAATTTACTGATCAAAAATTTGTTTGGGTAAAAGCTGATTTTCCTAAACGTAAAAAAAATAAACTTTCATTGGCTCAGCAAAAGAAAAATGAAGAGCTAGCTCAAAAATATAACAGGAAATGGGTTTTCCCCGTTATTTTAGTTCTGGATAAGGAAGGAAAAGTATTAGGAGCAACAGGTTATAGAAGAAATCTTGATGTAAAAGGATATATATCATTATTAACATCGTTTGATTCTTTTGGTCGTTAG
- a CDS encoding ribonuclease Z — protein MKLTILGCYSATPRTFTNPTSQVLEMNNHLFLIDCGEGTQVELRRNKIKFSRIKHIFISHLHGDHFFGLIGLVSTFRLLSRDVPLHIHGPKGIKEAITLQLKLSNSWTDYPLHFHELTNTESEIVFEDEKVVVRTIPLQHRVYCNGFLFQEKPGDRTLLINKVSNYNIDKAYYRAIKKGKDVVLDNGTVISNEELTDPPKPVKSYAFCSDTKYNEEKIPLIKDVTVLYHESTFLESHKHLCAKTGHSSAIEAATIAKKANVGSLILGHYSTRYENIELFREEAKTVFDDVEIADDGKVFEY, from the coding sequence TTGAAACTTACGATTTTAGGTTGCTATTCTGCAACTCCCCGAACATTTACAAATCCAACTTCTCAGGTCTTAGAAATGAACAATCATCTCTTTTTGATTGATTGTGGAGAAGGAACTCAGGTAGAATTACGACGAAATAAAATCAAGTTTTCAAGAATAAAACATATTTTTATTTCACACCTTCATGGAGATCACTTTTTCGGACTGATTGGATTAGTATCTACATTTAGATTACTTAGTAGAGATGTACCATTACATATTCACGGCCCTAAGGGAATAAAAGAAGCGATCACATTACAACTAAAACTTTCTAATTCGTGGACAGATTATCCATTACACTTTCATGAACTTACCAATACAGAATCAGAAATTGTTTTTGAAGATGAAAAAGTAGTGGTGCGTACAATTCCCTTACAGCATAGGGTCTATTGTAATGGGTTTTTATTTCAGGAAAAACCAGGAGATCGAACGTTATTGATAAACAAAGTATCTAATTATAATATTGATAAAGCGTATTATCGTGCGATAAAAAAAGGAAAAGATGTTGTTTTGGATAATGGTACTGTGATTTCTAATGAAGAACTTACTGATCCTCCTAAACCAGTTAAGAGCTATGCATTTTGTAGTGATACGAAGTATAATGAAGAGAAAATCCCCTTAATTAAAGACGTTACTGTATTATATCACGAATCTACTTTTTTAGAAAGTCATAAACATTTGTGTGCAAAGACAGGTCATAGTTCTGCTATTGAAGCAGCTACTATTGCTAAAAAAGCAAATGTTGGATCCTTGATTTTAGGTCATTATTCTACCCGATATGAAAATATTGAACTTTTTAGAGAAGAAGCGAAAACTGTTTTCGATGATGTAGAAATAGCTGATGACGGTAAAGTGTTTGAGTATTGA
- the pyrR gene encoding bifunctional pyr operon transcriptional regulator/uracil phosphoribosyltransferase PyrR: MSQKLLLSAKEIDIILHRLACQLIENHTHFRETVLIGIQPRGTFLADRIRKILVDHYMVEDVKLGYLDITFYRDDFRRGEKTLEANKTHIDFIVEDKRIVFIDDVLYTGRSIRAALTAVQSFGRPQEIELLTLIDRRFSRHLPIQPNYRGRQVDAINQEKVKVDWVENDGIDAVYLIGN; encoded by the coding sequence ATGAGTCAAAAATTACTACTTAGTGCAAAAGAGATCGATATAATTCTGCACCGTTTGGCTTGTCAATTAATTGAAAATCATACGCATTTTAGAGAAACTGTTTTAATTGGAATTCAGCCTAGAGGAACTTTTTTAGCGGATCGTATCAGGAAAATTTTGGTGGATCATTATATGGTAGAAGATGTTAAACTGGGTTACCTTGATATTACATTCTATCGAGACGATTTTCGGAGAGGAGAAAAAACTCTTGAGGCTAATAAAACTCATATTGATTTTATAGTAGAAGATAAGCGAATTGTGTTTATTGATGATGTACTATATACAGGACGTAGTATTAGAGCAGCTTTGACAGCTGTGCAGTCTTTTGGTAGACCACAGGAAATTGAACTACTAACGCTAATTGACAGACGTTTTAGCAGACATTTACCTATACAACCTAATTACAGAGGTCGTCAGGTAGATGCGATAAACCAAGAAAAAGTGAAAGTAGATTGGGTAGAAAATGATGGTATAGATGCCGTGTATTTGATAGGAAATTAA
- a CDS encoding OmpA family protein, with amino-acid sequence MEKVITITRNLKWFQNTYILILICCIGSTITYGQVEVPLKKRTALTLKGDFKFVSNTVLGKVSNDDGSGIFDPNKSYNDGGLNNQFKMGFIDIDNDPTTFNSSSADLNIDSNCNAIKHVGLYWTAAYADDNRQHDITSIKIKYPGQKQYSIISEGQIIHDYYKDSESLFQQYSCYKDITKDVLNLKDPLGTYTVANIPATTSSVNDDDTLGNGLAGGWTMVVIYEDDTKPRKKFYVYDGFVNIDSKAKPVAFSFNNFQTIPNGAVHGKIGVIAYEGDKGIIGDRFQVMSNETNRYKSLADGINPMNNFFNANITENGKNVKSRVPASQNTLGYDADLFDIKNVRNSIIGNNQTEAKFRLSTNNDGYSVMAVAFSVEIYEPAIHIVKRSKYTASNQYIHPDDVLAPKQEITYNLTIYNDGNDDAKNTIIKDVLPKNVIFSEKTLVLPTKRVKVKYDKTSRTLNFIVPNKMVRTDSEPFKISYNVIVDTGCESINTIDDILVVDQPVTAEFNGTLNETIKYSKGYNHINSCKLPDYYQFKLAIDISSLNCPNANRLVSIPKKKMNSQFAVVIPGEIDKSDKSNNTESGGITSGDIVKSNDTPESSLKSDIKLSKTINDLINLNEIYFDFDKWDITKKAETELDKVVEIMNNDYPNMVIKIETHSDSRGGENYNLTLSQKRAESIYNYLLSKNISKNRILSYVGFGETRPVNNCKDGEDCSEDQYQKNRRSSFVIM; translated from the coding sequence GTGGAAAAAGTAATTACTATAACAAGAAATCTTAAATGGTTTCAAAATACATATATACTTATACTCATATGCTGTATTGGTTCTACAATCACATATGGTCAAGTAGAGGTACCTCTTAAAAAACGTACTGCATTAACTCTTAAAGGAGATTTTAAATTTGTATCCAATACTGTTCTCGGTAAAGTTAGTAATGATGATGGGTCTGGTATATTCGACCCCAACAAGAGTTATAATGATGGCGGATTAAACAATCAATTTAAAATGGGTTTTATTGATATTGATAATGATCCTACAACTTTTAATTCAAGTAGTGCAGATTTGAATATTGATTCTAATTGTAATGCTATCAAACATGTTGGTTTATATTGGACTGCCGCTTATGCAGATGATAATAGACAACATGATATTACGTCAATAAAAATAAAATATCCGGGTCAAAAGCAATATTCTATAATTAGTGAGGGGCAAATAATTCATGATTACTATAAAGATAGTGAATCCTTGTTCCAGCAATACTCATGCTATAAGGATATCACTAAGGATGTTTTAAATTTGAAAGATCCGTTAGGCACATATACAGTCGCTAATATCCCTGCTACCACTTCTTCTGTAAATGATGATGATACTTTGGGTAATGGGCTTGCAGGTGGATGGACAATGGTTGTTATTTATGAAGACGATACTAAGCCAAGAAAAAAGTTTTATGTATATGACGGTTTTGTTAATATTGATTCTAAAGCTAAACCTGTAGCATTTTCATTCAACAATTTTCAAACTATCCCTAATGGAGCTGTTCATGGAAAAATTGGTGTAATTGCTTATGAAGGTGATAAAGGAATTATTGGAGATCGTTTTCAGGTAATGTCAAATGAGACCAACAGATACAAAAGTCTTGCAGATGGTATTAATCCAATGAATAATTTCTTTAATGCCAATATCACCGAAAATGGAAAAAATGTAAAATCCAGAGTGCCCGCAAGTCAAAATACGTTGGGATATGATGCTGATTTATTTGACATTAAGAATGTAAGAAATAGTATTATAGGTAATAACCAGACAGAAGCTAAATTTAGATTATCGACAAATAATGATGGATATTCTGTTATGGCTGTTGCTTTTAGTGTAGAAATATACGAACCAGCAATTCATATTGTAAAAAGATCAAAATATACAGCTAGTAATCAATACATTCACCCAGACGACGTTTTGGCTCCAAAACAAGAAATAACATATAACCTTACTATTTATAACGATGGTAATGATGACGCTAAAAACACTATAATTAAAGATGTTTTGCCAAAAAATGTGATCTTTTCTGAAAAAACATTGGTTTTGCCTACAAAAAGAGTGAAGGTGAAATATGATAAAACGTCCCGTACATTAAATTTTATTGTACCTAATAAAATGGTAAGAACAGATAGTGAACCATTTAAGATTAGTTATAATGTTATTGTAGATACCGGATGTGAATCAATCAACACAATTGATGACATCCTGGTCGTAGATCAGCCAGTTACTGCTGAATTTAATGGAACTCTAAATGAAACAATAAAATACTCCAAGGGGTATAATCATATAAATTCTTGTAAGCTTCCAGATTACTATCAATTCAAATTAGCTATTGATATTAGCTCTTTAAATTGTCCTAATGCCAATCGCCTGGTTTCTATTCCTAAAAAGAAAATGAATAGTCAATTTGCTGTAGTAATACCAGGTGAAATTGATAAATCAGATAAATCTAATAATACAGAAAGTGGAGGCATAACTTCAGGAGATATTGTAAAGTCTAATGATACTCCTGAATCATCTCTAAAATCGGATATAAAACTAAGTAAAACAATAAATGATCTGATAAACCTAAATGAAATCTATTTTGATTTTGACAAATGGGATATTACAAAAAAAGCAGAAACTGAACTTGATAAAGTGGTAGAAATCATGAATAATGATTACCCAAATATGGTAATTAAGATAGAAACACATTCTGACAGTCGTGGCGGAGAAAATTACAACCTAACTCTTTCTCAAAAAAGAGCTGAATCAATATATAACTATCTATTAAGTAAAAATATTTCTAAAAACAGGATTCTTTCCTACGTTGGATTTGGAGAAACCAGACCCGTGAATAATTGCAAAGATGGAGAAGATTGTTCTGAAGATCAATACCAAAAGAACAGACGTTCTAGTTTTGTAATTATGTAA
- a CDS encoding type IX secretion system membrane protein PorP/SprF, with protein MKLKLVFVMSIIFCSVIYAQQEPQYSQYMYNMSTVNPAYATGQSGLISTGLLYRRQWTGVEGAPQTANIFANVPMSEKIELSVNYVNDRIGDAIPVKNDYINLDFAYVTRISDQTRLSYGLKAGINNFKIDPSGSDVANDPAFADNTSTTQLNIGAGLYLFTNNFYAGISSPNLLPSDIDIDGIGVAQTKTHIYGIAGYVFDFVDEVKLKPSMVIKQVIDSPLTFDLSLNSLIYDKFELGVSYRYTDSFIALAGFNITKNLKVGYSYDFSVSDLSGYNNGSHEIVILFNFDLLKFSNKYSSPRFF; from the coding sequence ATTTTCTGCTCGGTAATCTATGCCCAGCAGGAACCACAATATTCTCAATATATGTATAATATGAGTACGGTTAATCCCGCATATGCTACAGGTCAAAGTGGTTTGATTTCGACCGGATTGTTATACAGGAGACAATGGACAGGTGTTGAAGGAGCGCCGCAAACGGCCAATATATTTGCTAATGTTCCTATGAGTGAAAAAATTGAGCTAAGTGTGAATTATGTAAATGACAGGATAGGAGATGCTATACCGGTAAAGAATGATTACATAAATCTTGATTTTGCGTATGTCACAAGGATTTCTGATCAGACTCGATTATCATATGGACTAAAAGCAGGTATTAATAACTTTAAAATTGATCCTTCTGGTTCTGATGTAGCTAATGACCCTGCGTTTGCAGATAATACATCTACTACACAATTAAACATTGGAGCAGGATTATATTTGTTTACCAATAATTTTTATGCAGGTATATCTTCGCCTAATTTACTTCCTAGTGATATAGATATTGATGGTATTGGTGTAGCTCAAACAAAAACGCATATTTATGGTATTGCTGGTTATGTTTTTGACTTTGTTGATGAAGTAAAATTAAAACCTTCAATGGTTATTAAGCAGGTTATAGATTCTCCCTTAACCTTTGATCTTTCGCTAAACTCTTTGATTTATGATAAATTTGAATTAGGAGTGTCATATCGATATACAGACTCATTTATTGCTTTAGCTGGTTTTAATATTACAAAAAACCTAAAAGTTGGATATTCCTATGATTTTAGTGTTAGTGATTTAAGTGGTTATAATAATGGAAGTCATGAAATTGTTATATTATTTAATTTTGATCTTCTTAAGTTTAGTAATAAATATTCCTCTCCAAGATTTTTCTAG
- a CDS encoding aspartate carbamoyltransferase catalytic subunit: MSELSVHHLLGIKYLNKEDINLIFETADHFKEVINRPIKKVPSLRDITIANLFFENSTRTRLSFELAEKRLSADVINFSAASSSVKKGETLIDTVNNILSMKVDMVVMRHPNPGAGVFLSKHVDASIVNAGDGAHEHPTQALLDSYSIRERLGEVGGKKVVIVGDILHSRVALSNIFALKLQGAEVKVCGPKTLIPKYIEKLGVQVETDLKKALEWCDVANMLRVQNERMEISYFPSTREYTQQFGVNKKLLDSLNKEIVIMHPGPINRGVEITSDVADSNQAIILDQVQNGVAVRMAVIYLLASKIKR; encoded by the coding sequence ATGAGCGAATTAAGTGTACATCACTTATTGGGAATAAAATATCTGAATAAAGAAGATATTAATTTAATCTTTGAAACTGCAGATCACTTTAAAGAAGTTATTAATCGACCAATTAAAAAAGTTCCTTCGCTTAGAGATATAACTATTGCTAATCTGTTCTTTGAGAACAGTACGAGAACAAGGTTGTCTTTTGAATTAGCAGAAAAACGACTTTCTGCAGATGTAATTAATTTTTCTGCTGCATCTTCTTCTGTAAAGAAAGGAGAAACACTTATTGATACCGTTAATAATATCCTTTCTATGAAAGTAGATATGGTAGTTATGAGGCACCCTAACCCCGGGGCAGGAGTTTTTCTTTCTAAACATGTTGATGCAAGTATTGTTAATGCAGGAGATGGAGCTCATGAGCATCCTACGCAAGCTTTATTAGATTCGTATTCTATACGAGAACGATTAGGAGAGGTAGGAGGAAAGAAGGTTGTAATTGTAGGAGATATTTTGCACTCTAGAGTTGCGCTTTCTAATATCTTTGCCTTAAAATTACAAGGAGCTGAAGTGAAAGTTTGTGGCCCCAAAACTTTAATTCCTAAATATATTGAGAAATTAGGAGTTCAGGTCGAAACAGATTTGAAAAAAGCACTAGAATGGTGTGATGTTGCCAATATGTTACGTGTGCAAAATGAAAGAATGGAAATTAGTTACTTTCCATCGACACGAGAATATACTCAACAATTTGGGGTAAATAAAAAGTTATTGGATAGTCTGAATAAGGAAATTGTAATCATGCACCCAGGACCAATCAATCGTGGAGTAGAAATCACGAGTGATGTTGCTGATTCTAACCAAGCCATAATATTGGATCAGGTACAGAATGGAGTTGCAGTGCGAATGGCTGTGATATATCTTTTAGCTTCAAAAATTAAACGATAA
- a CDS encoding ribonuclease Z: MIFNKEGSTTIITQEKTTIIEFVKGLEDKYTSLENDNIIVNLFSLKQISIDNINEFLRISNKHKAAKHSFVIVTNKISYDEILGEITIVPTLQEAYDLVEMEEIERDLGF; the protein is encoded by the coding sequence ATGATTTTTAATAAAGAAGGTTCTACAACTATAATTACACAAGAAAAAACTACTATTATAGAATTTGTTAAAGGCCTTGAAGACAAGTATACTTCCCTAGAAAACGATAATATAATTGTTAACTTGTTTTCACTAAAGCAGATTTCGATTGATAATATCAATGAGTTTTTAAGGATTTCTAATAAGCATAAGGCTGCTAAGCATTCATTCGTGATTGTTACAAATAAAATATCTTATGATGAGATCTTAGGAGAGATTACTATTGTTCCTACATTACAGGAAGCATATGATTTGGTCGAGATGGAAGAAATAGAAAGAGACCTGGGTTTTTAG